Proteins encoded in a region of the Mycolicibacterium chitae genome:
- a CDS encoding TetR/AcrR family transcriptional regulator produces the protein MSVEQRGKQSAAAEPSSRRRGDKQRQAIVDAVRELLEEKPFADLSVSAISDRAGVARSGFYFYFDSKYAVLAQILAEATHELEELTHYFAPRGADETPAAFARRMVRSAAAVFARNDPVMMACNAARTSDAEIRKVQDDQFAGVVDQIVGVVRNEMAAGTANPISDDIPALIRTLGATTVMLLSRDPRFLSPDGDIERGVRVLEQLWLTSLWGGAAV, from the coding sequence GTGAGTGTTGAGCAGCGGGGGAAGCAGTCGGCTGCGGCGGAGCCCTCCTCGCGCCGCCGCGGTGACAAGCAGCGGCAGGCGATCGTCGACGCGGTGCGCGAGTTGTTGGAGGAGAAGCCGTTCGCCGACCTGTCGGTGAGCGCGATCAGTGACCGCGCGGGGGTGGCGCGGTCGGGCTTCTACTTCTACTTCGATTCCAAATACGCCGTGCTGGCGCAGATCCTGGCCGAGGCCACCCACGAACTCGAGGAACTCACCCACTACTTCGCACCTCGCGGCGCCGACGAGACGCCGGCGGCGTTCGCCCGACGGATGGTGCGCTCGGCGGCCGCCGTCTTCGCCCGCAACGACCCGGTGATGATGGCGTGCAACGCCGCCCGCACCAGCGACGCCGAGATCCGCAAGGTGCAGGACGACCAGTTCGCCGGCGTGGTCGACCAGATCGTGGGCGTCGTCCGCAACGAGATGGCGGCGGGCACCGCGAACCCGATCAGCGACGACATCCCGGCGTTGATCCGGACGTTGGGCGCGACCACCGTCATGCTGCTCTCGCGCGACCCGCGGTTCCTGAGCCCCGACGGCGACATCGAGCGCGGCGTGCGGGTGCTCGAACAACTGTGGCTCACCAGCTTGTGGGGTGGCGCCGCCGTTTGA